From a region of the Methylocystis hirsuta genome:
- a CDS encoding cytochrome C oxidase subunit IV family protein, protein MTATTENTTHSHAPVAQAAQPAAQAQAHGQQHPIKLYLLVWGLLFVLSACSYLVDYFDFQGYLRWFLIVLFMLLKAGLIVAVFMHMAWERLALVVAILAPPMAVLVLMAMMAWEGDYTNYLRVIFFGA, encoded by the coding sequence ATGACGGCGACGACGGAAAATACGACGCACAGCCATGCGCCTGTCGCGCAAGCGGCGCAGCCTGCGGCGCAGGCGCAGGCGCATGGCCAGCAGCATCCAATCAAGCTCTATCTTCTGGTGTGGGGGCTGCTCTTCGTTCTGAGCGCCTGCTCCTATCTCGTCGATTATTTCGACTTTCAGGGCTATTTGCGCTGGTTCCTGATCGTCCTGTTCATGCTGCTGAAGGCGGGGCTCATCGTCGCCGTCTTCATGCACATGGCCTGGGAGCGGCTGGCGCTGGTCGTCGCCATTCTGGCGCCGCCGATGGCGGTTCTCGTGCTGATGGCGATGATGGCGTGGGAAGGCGACTACACCAATTATCTGCGCGTGATCTTTTTCGGCGCGTGA
- a CDS encoding heme-copper oxidase subunit III family protein, whose protein sequence is MVADWSSDQRSFKSASWGKAMMWIFLVSDTFVFSCFLISYMTVRMSTTVEWPHPSEIFALEIGGKKIPLILIAIMTFDLITSSGTMAMAVNFAYARERRKAAILMLVTAFFGAAFVGMQAFEWTKLIHEGVRPWGNPFGAAQFGSSFFMITGFHGFHVSIGVIFLLLIARAVWRGDYDVGRRGFFTSRKGRYEIVEIMGLYWHFVDLVWVFIFAFFYLW, encoded by the coding sequence ATGGTCGCCGACTGGTCCTCGGATCAGCGCTCTTTCAAGAGCGCGTCCTGGGGCAAGGCCATGATGTGGATCTTCCTCGTCAGCGACACCTTCGTCTTCAGCTGCTTTCTGATTTCCTACATGACGGTGCGCATGTCCACGACGGTGGAATGGCCGCACCCGAGCGAAATCTTCGCTCTTGAGATCGGCGGCAAGAAAATCCCGCTCATCCTCATCGCCATCATGACGTTCGATCTCATCACGAGTTCGGGCACCATGGCGATGGCCGTCAACTTCGCCTATGCGCGCGAGCGCAGGAAGGCCGCGATTTTGATGCTGGTGACGGCGTTCTTTGGCGCCGCCTTCGTCGGCATGCAGGCCTTCGAATGGACCAAGCTCATCCACGAAGGCGTGCGGCCGTGGGGCAATCCCTTCGGCGCAGCGCAGTTCGGCTCGAGCTTCTTCATGATTACCGGCTTTCACGGCTTCCACGTGTCGATCGGCGTGATTTTCCTGCTCCTCATCGCGCGCGCCGTCTGGCGCGGCGATTATGACGTCGGACGGCGCGGTTTTTTCACGAGCCGCAAGGGCAGATACGAGATCGTCGAGATCATGGGCCTATATTGGCACTTCGTGGATCTCGTATGGGTCTTCATCTTCGCATTCTTCTATCTGTGGTGA
- a CDS encoding MFS transporter, which translates to MTASPSNAASVFSALDEAPMTWRHYAYWLAASGGAFLDGFSVSALGVALPLLKRDFPISPLFVGLIGSALVLGAVAGSALGGVGADRFGRKRVFIADMAIIALACFIGAAAPNARVILLSQFLLGVGVGIDFPTSGAYVSELMPRASRNRMTVATIALQSVGMAAAALAGLAILKLRPSTEDWRLLFGAGGAIALLFLSARIWAPESVRWLVAKGRISEARALLRTLLVEFGEPPENLGAKPVALVASKWASAPKAQDLGYSALFSEAFRARTMLVALPWMLMDVATYGVGLFTPVILGAMHLGAADAGSLAADFADAEGSAIVDAFLIIGFVASLWAVPRFGRITMQVAGFSGMGLGMLLLLFAAMSDNGANAHLAFVIGGFMLFNFAMNAGPNATTFTLAPTLFPTTIRASASGFAAASAKVGATFGTFVVPQLQAGWGLTGVVALMVAVSVAGLLATAGLAHAINEEGALEE; encoded by the coding sequence GTGACGGCCTCGCCATCGAACGCCGCATCGGTCTTTTCCGCGCTCGACGAAGCGCCGATGACATGGCGTCATTACGCTTATTGGCTCGCAGCGAGCGGCGGCGCGTTTTTGGACGGCTTCTCGGTGTCCGCACTGGGCGTCGCGCTGCCGCTGCTCAAGCGCGACTTTCCGATCAGTCCGCTTTTCGTCGGCCTGATTGGATCGGCGCTGGTGCTCGGCGCGGTCGCGGGGTCGGCGCTCGGCGGCGTCGGCGCGGACAGATTCGGCCGCAAGCGCGTCTTCATCGCCGACATGGCGATCATCGCGCTCGCGTGTTTTATCGGCGCGGCGGCGCCGAACGCCCGCGTCATCCTGCTGTCGCAGTTCCTGCTTGGCGTTGGCGTCGGCATCGATTTTCCGACGAGCGGCGCCTATGTGTCGGAGCTCATGCCGCGCGCGTCGCGCAACAGAATGACGGTCGCGACGATCGCCCTGCAGTCGGTCGGCATGGCGGCGGCGGCTCTCGCCGGACTTGCCATTTTGAAGCTGCGGCCCTCGACGGAAGATTGGCGACTGCTGTTTGGCGCCGGGGGCGCCATCGCGCTGCTTTTTCTATCTGCGCGCATATGGGCGCCGGAAAGCGTGCGCTGGCTGGTGGCGAAGGGGCGGATCAGCGAGGCAAGGGCGCTGCTCAGGACATTATTGGTCGAGTTCGGCGAGCCGCCTGAGAACCTTGGCGCCAAACCGGTCGCCCTTGTCGCGTCGAAGTGGGCTTCCGCGCCCAAGGCGCAGGACCTCGGCTATTCGGCGCTGTTCAGCGAAGCCTTTCGCGCCCGCACGATGCTCGTCGCCTTGCCGTGGATGCTGATGGACGTCGCGACCTATGGCGTCGGTCTGTTCACGCCCGTCATTCTCGGCGCCATGCATCTTGGCGCCGCCGACGCGGGCTCGCTCGCGGCCGACTTCGCCGACGCGGAAGGCAGCGCCATCGTCGATGCCTTTCTGATCATCGGCTTCGTGGCGAGCCTCTGGGCGGTTCCGCGCTTTGGGCGGATCACCATGCAGGTCGCGGGATTTAGCGGCATGGGGCTCGGCATGCTGCTGTTGCTCTTCGCCGCGATGTCGGACAATGGCGCGAATGCGCATCTCGCCTTCGTCATCGGCGGTTTCATGCTGTTCAATTTCGCGATGAACGCCGGACCCAACGCCACGACGTTCACCCTCGCGCCAACGCTTTTCCCGACGACCATTCGCGCCTCGGCGAGCGGCTTCGCGGCGGCGAGCGCCAAGGTCGGCGCCACTTTCGGCACATTCGTGGTGCCGCAGCTGCAGGCCGGCTGGGGACTCACCGGCGTCGTCGCCCTCATGGTCGCCGTCAGCGTCGCCGGGCTATTGGCGACGGCCGGCTTGGCGCACGCGATCAATGAGGAAGGCGCGCTCGAGGAATAG
- a CDS encoding cytochrome c oxidase subunit I yields MTDASVPQNVAPPPAEVADVELYHAHSWITKYVFSQDAKVIAIQYAGTAITVGILALVLSWVIRLQLAFPGAIPFIDANVYYQSVTMHGMIMVVYMLTAIFLGGFGNYLIPLMVGARDMVFPYVNMLSYWVYLIATLVLVSSYFFPGGPTGAGWTLYPPQSILTGTPGHEYGIILMLVSLILFIVGFTMGGLNYVVTVLQARTRGMTLMRMPLTVWGIFAAAVMALLAFPGLFVACLMLLLDRTLGTSFFMPSLVELGERKDYVGGSPILFQHLFWFFGHPEVYIVALPAFGVVSDLISVHARKNIFGYRMMVWAIIAIGVLSMVVWGHHMYISGMDPWFGFFFAVTTLAIAVPTALKVYNWVLTLWHADIHFTTPMLFALGFLVTFVNGGITGLYLGNVIVDVPLSATLFVVAHFHMVMGIAPVLVIFGAIYHWFPKITGRMMDERLGKIHFWITFLGAYAIFFPMHYLGVLGMPRRFYEMGETAFVPASAATLNIVITVIALAVGFAQSIFFYNLFKSLKHGAPAGGNPWRAASLEWQTPETPPGHGNWGKQLPVVYRWPYAYSVPGAPEDYLPQNAPPVRGERSP; encoded by the coding sequence ATGACCGACGCCAGCGTACCACAGAACGTCGCGCCGCCGCCGGCGGAGGTGGCGGACGTCGAACTCTATCACGCTCACAGCTGGATCACGAAATATGTGTTCAGCCAGGACGCCAAGGTCATCGCCATTCAATACGCCGGCACGGCCATCACCGTCGGCATTTTGGCCCTGGTGCTGTCATGGGTGATTCGCCTGCAGCTCGCCTTTCCAGGGGCGATCCCTTTCATTGACGCCAATGTCTATTACCAGTCCGTGACCATGCATGGCATGATCATGGTCGTCTACATGCTCACCGCCATCTTTCTCGGCGGCTTCGGCAATTATCTCATCCCACTGATGGTGGGCGCGAGGGACATGGTGTTCCCTTACGTCAACATGCTCAGCTACTGGGTCTATCTGATCGCGACCCTGGTTCTCGTCTCGAGCTATTTCTTCCCTGGCGGGCCGACCGGCGCCGGCTGGACCCTCTATCCGCCGCAATCGATCCTGACGGGCACGCCGGGCCACGAATACGGCATCATCCTAATGCTCGTTTCGTTGATCCTCTTCATCGTCGGCTTCACGATGGGCGGACTGAATTACGTGGTGACGGTGCTGCAGGCGCGCACCCGAGGCATGACGCTGATGCGCATGCCGCTGACGGTTTGGGGGATCTTCGCCGCCGCCGTGATGGCGCTTCTCGCCTTCCCCGGCCTCTTCGTCGCCTGCCTCATGCTGCTCCTCGACCGCACGCTCGGCACGAGCTTCTTCATGCCGTCGCTCGTCGAACTCGGCGAGCGCAAGGACTATGTCGGCGGCAGCCCGATCCTGTTCCAGCACCTGTTCTGGTTCTTTGGGCATCCGGAGGTCTATATCGTCGCGCTGCCGGCCTTCGGCGTCGTTTCCGATCTGATCAGCGTGCATGCGCGCAAGAACATCTTCGGATACAGGATGATGGTCTGGGCCATCATCGCCATCGGCGTGCTCAGCATGGTGGTCTGGGGCCACCATATGTATATCAGCGGCATGGACCCGTGGTTCGGGTTCTTCTTCGCGGTGACGACGCTCGCGATCGCGGTGCCGACGGCGCTGAAGGTCTATAATTGGGTGCTGACCCTCTGGCACGCCGACATCCATTTCACGACGCCGATGCTGTTCGCGCTGGGATTCCTCGTCACCTTCGTCAACGGCGGCATCACCGGCCTTTACCTCGGCAATGTCATCGTCGACGTGCCACTGTCCGCGACGCTGTTCGTCGTCGCCCATTTCCACATGGTGATGGGCATCGCGCCGGTGCTCGTCATCTTCGGCGCCATCTATCATTGGTTTCCGAAGATCACCGGCCGCATGATGGACGAGCGGCTCGGCAAGATTCACTTCTGGATCACCTTCCTTGGCGCCTATGCGATCTTCTTTCCGATGCACTATCTGGGCGTGCTCGGAATGCCGCGGCGCTTTTACGAGATGGGCGAAACCGCTTTCGTTCCCGCGTCGGCCGCCACGCTCAACATTGTGATCACGGTCATCGCGTTGGCGGTCGGTTTCGCGCAGTCGATCTTCTTCTACAATCTGTTCAAGAGCCTGAAGCATGGCGCGCCGGCCGGCGGCAATCCGTGGCGTGCCGCTTCGCTCGAATGGCAGACTCCCGAAACGCCGCCGGGACACGGCAATTGGGGTAAGCAGCTCCCGGTGGTTTATCGCTGGCCTTACGCCTATAGCGTGCCCGGCGCGCCGGAGGATTATCTGCCGCAGAACGCGCCGCCGGTGAGAGGAGAGCGTTCGCCATGA
- a CDS encoding cytochrome c oxidase subunit 3 encodes MSVMGLFFIFIATVAIMWLVRQGVLESPWLEEGEVAHYRRAGGAEPPTAGRVGLAVFLAVAGCLFSLLAAAFFMRGDAPDWQMPPIPGVLWVNTFLLAASSVALQVAVFAARRANAERVKTALLIGAVTAALFLIGQIWAWRELLELRFFASSNAANAFFYLLTGVHALHLIGGLVALARTTDKVRGAERVTKALTTRVELCAIYWHFLLFVWLLMFAMLIGWADGFGAICRRLLS; translated from the coding sequence ATGAGCGTCATGGGGCTCTTCTTCATCTTTATCGCCACGGTCGCGATCATGTGGTTGGTGCGCCAGGGGGTGCTGGAGTCGCCCTGGCTCGAGGAAGGCGAGGTTGCGCATTATCGTCGCGCCGGCGGCGCCGAGCCGCCGACGGCCGGGAGAGTGGGGCTCGCGGTCTTTCTCGCCGTCGCCGGCTGTCTGTTCTCTCTGCTCGCCGCCGCCTTTTTCATGCGCGGCGACGCGCCCGACTGGCAGATGCCGCCGATCCCCGGCGTGCTCTGGGTCAACACTTTTCTTCTGGCCGCCAGCAGCGTCGCGCTGCAGGTCGCGGTCTTCGCCGCCCGGCGCGCCAACGCCGAGCGGGTCAAGACGGCGCTGCTTATCGGAGCCGTAACCGCCGCTCTTTTCCTGATCGGGCAGATCTGGGCGTGGCGCGAGCTTCTCGAGCTGCGATTCTTCGCCTCGAGCAACGCCGCCAACGCCTTCTTCTATCTGCTGACGGGGGTGCATGCGCTGCATCTCATTGGTGGTCTGGTGGCGCTTGCGCGAACCACCGACAAGGTGCGCGGCGCCGAGCGAGTCACCAAGGCGCTGACGACGCGTGTCGAGCTCTGCGCCATCTATTGGCATTTTCTGCTGTTCGTCTGGTTGCTGATGTTCGCCATGCTGATCGGTTGGGCCGATGGTTTCGGCGCCATCTGCCGGCGTCTGCTTTCGTAA